From Phocoena phocoena chromosome 16, mPhoPho1.1, whole genome shotgun sequence, a single genomic window includes:
- the HNRNPH3 gene encoding heterogeneous nuclear ribonucleoprotein H3 isoform X1 — translation MDWVMKHNGPNDASDGTVRLRGLPFGCSKEEIVQFFQGLEIVPNGITLTMDYQGRSTGEAFVQFASKEIAENALGKHKERIGHRYIEIFRSSRSEIKGFYDPPRRLLGQRPGPYDRPIGGRGGYYGAGRGSMYDRMRRGGDGYDGGYGGFDDYGGYNNYGYGNDGFDDRMRDGRGMGGHGYGGAGDASSGFHGGHFVHMRGLPFRATENDIANFFSPLNPIRVHIDIGADGRATGEADVEFVTHEDAVAAMSKDKNNMQHRYIELFLNSTPGGGSGMGGSGMGAYGRDGMDNQGGYGSVGRMGMGNNYSGGYGTPDGLGGYGRGGGGSGGYYGQGGMSGGGWRGMY, via the exons ATGGATTGGGTTATGAAACATAATGGTCCAAATGACGCTAGTGATGGGACAGTACGACTTCGTGGACTGCCATTTGGTTGCAGCAAAGAGGAAATAGTTCAGTTCTTTCAAG GGTTGGAAATCGTGCCAAATGGGATAACATTGACGATGGACTACCAGGGGAGAAGCACAGGGGAGGCCTTCGTGCAGTTTGCTTCAAAGGAGATAGCAGAAAATGCTCTGGGGAAACACAAGGAAAGAATAGGGCACAG GTATATTGAGATCTTCAGAAGTAGCAGGAGTGAAATCAAAGGATTTTATGATCCACCAAGAAGATTGCTGGGCCAGCGACCGGGACCATATGATAGACCAATAGGAGGAAGAGGGGGTTATTATGGAGCTGGGCGTGGAAGTATGTATGACAGAATGCGACGAGGAGGTGATGGATATGATGGTG GTTATGGAGGTTTTGATGACTATGGTGGCTATAATAATTATGGCTATGGAAATGATGGCTTTGATGACAGAATGAGAGATGGAAgag GTATGGGAGGACATGGCTATGGTGGAGCTGGTGATGCAAGCTCAGGTTTTCATGGTGGTCATTTTGTACATATGAGGGGATTACCTTTCCGTGCAACTGAAAATGACATCGCTAAT ttcttctcacCACTAAATCCAATCCGAGTGCATATTGATATTGGAGCTGATGGCAGAGCAACAGGAGAAGCAGATGTAGAGTTTGTGACACATGAAGATGCAGTAGCTGCCATGTCTAAAGATAAGAATAACATGC aacATCGATACATTGAACTCTTCTTGAATTCAACTCCTGGAGGCGGCTCTGGAATGGGAGGTTCTGGAATGGGAGCCTATGGCAGAGATGGAATGG ataatcaGGGAGGCTATGGATCTGTTGGAAGAATGGGAATGGGGAACAATTACAGTGGAGGATATGGTACTCCGGATGGCCTGGGTGGTTATG gCCGTGGTGGTGGAGGCAGTGGCGGTTACTATGGGCAAGGTGGCATGAGTGGAGGTGGATGGCGTGGGATGTACTGA
- the HNRNPH3 gene encoding heterogeneous nuclear ribonucleoprotein H3 isoform X3, whose protein sequence is MDWVMKHNGPNDASDGTVRLRGLPFGCSKEEIVQFFQGLEIVPNGITLTMDYQGRSTGEAFVQFASKEIAENALGKHKERIGHRYIEIFRSSRSEIKGFYDPPRRLLGQRPGPYDRPIGGRGGYYGAGRGSYGGFDDYGGYNNYGYGNDGFDDRMRDGRGMGGHGYGGAGDASSGFHGGHFVHMRGLPFRATENDIANFFSPLNPIRVHIDIGADGRATGEADVEFVTHEDAVAAMSKDKNNMQHRYIELFLNSTPGGGSGMGGSGMGAYGRDGMDNQGGYGSVGRMGMGNNYSGGYGTPDGLGGYGRGGGGSGGYYGQGGMSGGGWRGMY, encoded by the exons ATGGATTGGGTTATGAAACATAATGGTCCAAATGACGCTAGTGATGGGACAGTACGACTTCGTGGACTGCCATTTGGTTGCAGCAAAGAGGAAATAGTTCAGTTCTTTCAAG GGTTGGAAATCGTGCCAAATGGGATAACATTGACGATGGACTACCAGGGGAGAAGCACAGGGGAGGCCTTCGTGCAGTTTGCTTCAAAGGAGATAGCAGAAAATGCTCTGGGGAAACACAAGGAAAGAATAGGGCACAG GTATATTGAGATCTTCAGAAGTAGCAGGAGTGAAATCAAAGGATTTTATGATCCACCAAGAAGATTGCTGGGCCAGCGACCGGGACCATATGATAGACCAATAGGAGGAAGAGGGGGTTATTATGGAGCTGGGCGTGGAA GTTATGGAGGTTTTGATGACTATGGTGGCTATAATAATTATGGCTATGGAAATGATGGCTTTGATGACAGAATGAGAGATGGAAgag GTATGGGAGGACATGGCTATGGTGGAGCTGGTGATGCAAGCTCAGGTTTTCATGGTGGTCATTTTGTACATATGAGGGGATTACCTTTCCGTGCAACTGAAAATGACATCGCTAAT ttcttctcacCACTAAATCCAATCCGAGTGCATATTGATATTGGAGCTGATGGCAGAGCAACAGGAGAAGCAGATGTAGAGTTTGTGACACATGAAGATGCAGTAGCTGCCATGTCTAAAGATAAGAATAACATGC aacATCGATACATTGAACTCTTCTTGAATTCAACTCCTGGAGGCGGCTCTGGAATGGGAGGTTCTGGAATGGGAGCCTATGGCAGAGATGGAATGG ataatcaGGGAGGCTATGGATCTGTTGGAAGAATGGGAATGGGGAACAATTACAGTGGAGGATATGGTACTCCGGATGGCCTGGGTGGTTATG gCCGTGGTGGTGGAGGCAGTGGCGGTTACTATGGGCAAGGTGGCATGAGTGGAGGTGGATGGCGTGGGATGTACTGA
- the HNRNPH3 gene encoding heterogeneous nuclear ribonucleoprotein H3 isoform X4, translating to MDWVMKHNGPNDASDGTVRLRGLPFGCSKEEIVQFFQGYGGFDDYGGYNNYGYGNDGFDDRMRDGRGMGGHGYGGAGDASSGFHGGHFVHMRGLPFRATENDIANFFSPLNPIRVHIDIGADGRATGEADVEFVTHEDAVAAMSKDKNNMQHRYIELFLNSTPGGGSGMGGSGMGAYGRDGMDNQGGYGSVGRMGMGNNYSGGYGTPDGLGGYGRGGGGSGGYYGQGGMSGGGWRGMY from the exons ATGGATTGGGTTATGAAACATAATGGTCCAAATGACGCTAGTGATGGGACAGTACGACTTCGTGGACTGCCATTTGGTTGCAGCAAAGAGGAAATAGTTCAGTTCTTTCAAG GTTATGGAGGTTTTGATGACTATGGTGGCTATAATAATTATGGCTATGGAAATGATGGCTTTGATGACAGAATGAGAGATGGAAgag GTATGGGAGGACATGGCTATGGTGGAGCTGGTGATGCAAGCTCAGGTTTTCATGGTGGTCATTTTGTACATATGAGGGGATTACCTTTCCGTGCAACTGAAAATGACATCGCTAAT ttcttctcacCACTAAATCCAATCCGAGTGCATATTGATATTGGAGCTGATGGCAGAGCAACAGGAGAAGCAGATGTAGAGTTTGTGACACATGAAGATGCAGTAGCTGCCATGTCTAAAGATAAGAATAACATGC aacATCGATACATTGAACTCTTCTTGAATTCAACTCCTGGAGGCGGCTCTGGAATGGGAGGTTCTGGAATGGGAGCCTATGGCAGAGATGGAATGG ataatcaGGGAGGCTATGGATCTGTTGGAAGAATGGGAATGGGGAACAATTACAGTGGAGGATATGGTACTCCGGATGGCCTGGGTGGTTATG gCCGTGGTGGTGGAGGCAGTGGCGGTTACTATGGGCAAGGTGGCATGAGTGGAGGTGGATGGCGTGGGATGTACTGA
- the HNRNPH3 gene encoding heterogeneous nuclear ribonucleoprotein H3 isoform X2, with protein sequence MDWVMKHNGPNDASDGTVRLRGLPFGCSKEEIVQFFQGLEIVPNGITLTMDYQGRSTGEAFVQFASKEIAENALGKHKERIGHRYIEIFRSSRSEIKGFYDPPRRLLGQRPGPYDRPIGGRGGYYGAGRGSMYDRMRRGGYGGFDDYGGYNNYGYGNDGFDDRMRDGRGMGGHGYGGAGDASSGFHGGHFVHMRGLPFRATENDIANFFSPLNPIRVHIDIGADGRATGEADVEFVTHEDAVAAMSKDKNNMQHRYIELFLNSTPGGGSGMGGSGMGAYGRDGMDNQGGYGSVGRMGMGNNYSGGYGTPDGLGGYGRGGGGSGGYYGQGGMSGGGWRGMY encoded by the exons ATGGATTGGGTTATGAAACATAATGGTCCAAATGACGCTAGTGATGGGACAGTACGACTTCGTGGACTGCCATTTGGTTGCAGCAAAGAGGAAATAGTTCAGTTCTTTCAAG GGTTGGAAATCGTGCCAAATGGGATAACATTGACGATGGACTACCAGGGGAGAAGCACAGGGGAGGCCTTCGTGCAGTTTGCTTCAAAGGAGATAGCAGAAAATGCTCTGGGGAAACACAAGGAAAGAATAGGGCACAG GTATATTGAGATCTTCAGAAGTAGCAGGAGTGAAATCAAAGGATTTTATGATCCACCAAGAAGATTGCTGGGCCAGCGACCGGGACCATATGATAGACCAATAGGAGGAAGAGGGGGTTATTATGGAGCTGGGCGTGGAAGTATGTATGACAGAATGCGACGAGGAG GTTATGGAGGTTTTGATGACTATGGTGGCTATAATAATTATGGCTATGGAAATGATGGCTTTGATGACAGAATGAGAGATGGAAgag GTATGGGAGGACATGGCTATGGTGGAGCTGGTGATGCAAGCTCAGGTTTTCATGGTGGTCATTTTGTACATATGAGGGGATTACCTTTCCGTGCAACTGAAAATGACATCGCTAAT ttcttctcacCACTAAATCCAATCCGAGTGCATATTGATATTGGAGCTGATGGCAGAGCAACAGGAGAAGCAGATGTAGAGTTTGTGACACATGAAGATGCAGTAGCTGCCATGTCTAAAGATAAGAATAACATGC aacATCGATACATTGAACTCTTCTTGAATTCAACTCCTGGAGGCGGCTCTGGAATGGGAGGTTCTGGAATGGGAGCCTATGGCAGAGATGGAATGG ataatcaGGGAGGCTATGGATCTGTTGGAAGAATGGGAATGGGGAACAATTACAGTGGAGGATATGGTACTCCGGATGGCCTGGGTGGTTATG gCCGTGGTGGTGGAGGCAGTGGCGGTTACTATGGGCAAGGTGGCATGAGTGGAGGTGGATGGCGTGGGATGTACTGA